One stretch of Periplaneta americana isolate PAMFEO1 chromosome 1, P.americana_PAMFEO1_priV1, whole genome shotgun sequence DNA includes these proteins:
- the LOC138708808 gene encoding MAPK-interacting and spindle-stabilizing protein-like: YSFSITFIFVSIIFVSLSLPSYPSPLPSYPSSLPPYPSPSSYPSLSSSYSSPYSSYPSPSPSYSSPLSSYPSPLSLHPSPLPSYPSSLPPYPSQSSSYSSPSSYPSPSYSYPFPSSSYPSSHPSPSFSYPSSSSYPSSYPYSSFSYPSPSSSYPSPSSSYLSPSPSSSYPSPSFSNPSSCQSSSLSYPSPSSSYPSPSFSYPSSSSSYPSPFSYPSSSSSYPSSSSCPSSCQSSSLSYPSPSSSYPSPFIFISISIFISIFIIFISISSSITFISISIFISIFIIFISISIFISIFIVFKSIFVFMSISIIFISIFMSIFITFISISIFISFSIIIISIYISIIIISIYISIFISIYISIIFISISIAIIFISISIIVFKSISIIFISIHSSSYSSP; this comes from the coding sequence TATTCATTTTCCATCACCTTCATATTCGTCTCCATCATCTTCGTATCCCTCTCATTACCTTCATATCCATCTCCATTACCTTCATATCCATCATCATTACCTCCATATCCATCTCCATCTTCATATCCATCTCTATCATCTTCATATTCATCTCCATATTCTTCATATCCATCTCCATCACCTTCATATTCGTCTCCATTATCTTCGTATCCCTCTCCATTATCTTTACATCCATCTCCATTACCTTCATATCCATCATCATTACCTCCATATCCATCTCAATCATCTTCATATTCATCTCCATCTTCATATCCATCTCCATCATATTCATATCCATTTCCATCATCTTCATATCCATCTTCACATCCATCTCCATCTTTTTCATATCCATCTTCATCTTCATATCCATCTTCATATCCATATTCATCATTTTCATATCCATCTCCATCATCTTCATATCCATCTCCATCATCTTCATATCTATCTCCATCTCCATCATCTTCATATCCATCTCCATCATTTTCAAATCCATCTTCATGTCAATCTTCATCACTTTCATATCCATCTCCATCATCTTCATATCCTTCTCCATCATTTTCATAtccatcttcatcatcttcatatcCATCTCCATTTTCATAtccatcttcatcatcttcatatcCATCTTCATCTTCATGTCCATCTTCATGTCAATCTTCATCACTTTCATATCCATCTCCATCATCTTCATATCCTTCTCCATTCATTTTCATATCCATCTCCATTTTCATAtccatcttcatcatcttcatatcCATCTCCAGTTCCATCACCTTCATATCCATCTCCATTTTCATAtccatcttcatcatcttcatatcCATCTCCATTTTCATATCCATCTTCATCGTCTTCAAATCCATCTTCGTCTTCATGTCTATCTCCATCATTTTCATATCCATCTTCATGTCAATCTTCATCACTTTCATATCCATCTCCATCTTCATATctttctccatcatcatcatatctatctacatctccatcatcatcatatctATCTACATCTCCATCTTCATATCTATCTACATCTCCATCATCTTCATATCTATCTCCATCGCCATCATCTTCATATCCATCTCTATCATCGTCTTCAAATCCATCTCCATCATCTtcatatccattcattcatcttcATATTCATCTCCATAA